The sequence CGAACCGCGAGATCTACGCGGTTGCGTCGGGAACGCTATCGGTAACTCAGTGGCACGCAAACGCGTGATGGAGGAGCGAGCCTGGATCCATCATTGAGGGATGCAAAGCACGGAGGATACCTCGCTGAACTCGCGCCAGAGCTTGCGCCACGAGTCGCCGCCGTCGTCGCTGCGATAGAGATAGCCGTAGCGGCTGGCGGCAAAGACAGTGTTCGGCGCCTGCACCGGAATGCTCACCGTCCATACCGCCGAATTGGGCTGCACCGGCAGGCCGACGTTCGCCCAGGTGGCGCCCGCGTCCTTGGAGCGCATCACCGTGCCGACCCGCCCCGGCGTCGCATCGCCGAGCGTCAGGAACAGCGTGCGTGGATCATCGGGCTTGACCGCGATGCCGCGCGGGTAGCGCCACGGGAAAACCTCGCGCGCGTGCGCGGCCTGCCAGGTCTTGCCGTCGTCGGTGCTGCGCCAGACATCGTCGTTGACCAGGGTGAATACCGCCTTGGGCGGTCCGGCGATCACGAGCACGTTGTGCACGTCCGGGTTCGAAATCTGGCCGTTGATCTTGGTCCAGGTCTCGCCGCCATCGGCGCTGTGGCGCACGCCGTCGACCTCGAGCCCGACCCAGACGTGCCGGCTGTCCGTCGGATCGATCGCGATTCCCGTGGGCCGCGGGATGCCGACGTTCGGACATTCCTTGGCGATCTCCATGGGCCGATGCTGCCAGGTCTCGCCGCTGTCGGTGCTGCGGTAGATCCCCGGCGTGCTCGGCGTGCCGACGCCTGCGAACAGCACGCGCTCGTCCTTCGGATCGGCGGCCAGGCTCCATACCATGGAGCCGGACATCGGCGTATTCAGCAGCCGCCATTTCGTGCCCGCATCGTCGCTGCGATAGAGACCCATATCGGTGCCCGCATACACCGTTTCGGGACGGCGCGGCGCCGAAAGCAGGCTGCGCACGATGCCATCGGCGTGCATCCCGTTGCGCACGCTGATGCGCGTCCAGTTCTCGCCATCGTCGCCGCTCATCATGACGCCCTGGCCGACGGTGCCGACAAGGATCCGCGTCTTGCTTGCCATGGTCGATTCTCCCGATGACTGCCGTTTGATGACTGGACACCGCGTGGTTATGCTTGGGCAACCGAGCCGCGCGCCGCCCCTTCGTCGACGCAACAGATCCAGACTCTGCCGCGCTCATCATACGCCTGGAGAAACGATGCCAACGACCTTGTTGATGCTGCCGCCGCAAACGGCAGCCACGCGCGACTGGGCCGCACGGCTCGCCGAGGCCATGCCCGAGGTGACGGTCGTCGTCGCCGAAGACGCGCAGCAGGCCGAACACGCCGTCGCCGATGCAGATTGCGCGTTTGGCACGCTGCCGGCAGCCCTGCTCGCGAAAGCAAGCCGGCTGCGCTGGCTGCAGGCGCCGCACGCGGCCCCGCCCGCAGGCTATTACCACCCGGCGCTCATCGCGCACCCGGTGGTCGTCACGAATTTTCGCGAGATCTACAACGACCACATCGCGGCGCACATCATGGCCTACGTGCTGATGTTCGCGCGCGGGATGCAGATCTACTTTCCGCAGCAGCTTCGCCGCGAATGGCGTCCCGCGACGCCTCGCCATAGCGGCGTTCTGCACCTACCCGAAACGACGATGCTGATCGTCGGCGCGGGCGGCATCGGCGCGGAGACGGCGCGGCTCGCCGCAAGCTTCGGTATGACGGTGATCGGTACGGATGCACGCCGCGAATCGCCGCCCCCCGGCATGAAGGAACTGCATCCGCCCGATGCGCTGGACGAAGTCCTGCCGCGCGCGGACTTCGTCGTGCTGACCGTGCCGCACACGCCCGCGACGGAGGGATTCATGCACCGCGATCGCTTCCGGCGCATGAAGCCGAGCGCGTTTTTCATCAACATCGGCCGCGGCAAGACAACCCGGCTCGCCGATCTCGTCGCGGCGCTCGAGGCACGCGAAATCGCGGGGGCGGCCCTCGACGTCTACGAGCAGGAACCGCTGCCGCCGGAGCATCCGCTGTGGACGCTGCCGAACGTGATTCTCACGCCGCACACGGCAGGCTACGGGCCGTATCTCGACGAGCGCCGCTACGATGTGATCCTCGACAACTGCCGGCACTTCGTCGCGGGCCGGCCGCTGCGCAATATCGTCGACAAGGCCAACTGGTTCTGAGCCGAGATCAGAGATATTGAAACCGATCGCCCTCGCGATTTGCAACGCTGCGAGCGGCGACGTATTCGCGAACGCTCGGTCGTAACGCGACGATGGTGCGATCCGGTTGATCGCGCGTGGATTCCCAAGGAGACACATTCATGCTCACCGGGGTGTACTACTTTCCGACCGACTATGGCATCGACATCGCCGAGCTCGCCCGCGCGCTCGAAGACCGCGGCTACGAGTCGCTGTTCGTCTGCGAGCACACGCATATTCCGGTGAGCCGCAAGACGCCGTTCCCCGGCGGCGGGGAGCTGCCGAAGAAGTACAAGCACACGCACGATCCGTTCGTCGCGCTTTCCTTCGCCGCTGCGGCGACGCGCAAGCTCAAGCTCGGCACCGGCATCGCGCTCGTTGCGCAGCGCGACCCTATCGTCACCGCCAAGTCGGTCGCGAGCCTCGATCAGCTCTCCGACGGGCGTTTTGTCTTCGCGATCGGCGGCGGCTGGAACGTCGACGAGATGGAGAATCACGGTGCGCGCTACGAAACGCGCTTCAAGCTCTTGCGCGAGCGCGTGCTCGCGATGAAGGCGTTCTGGACGCAGGAGGAGGCAGCGTTCCATGGCGAGTTCGTCAACTTCGATCCGGCCTGGATGTACCCCAAGCCCAAGCAGCGCCCGCACCCGCCGGTGCTGATCGGCGGCGAATCGGAATACACGATCAAGCGCGTGGTCGAATTCGCAGACGGCTGGTTCCCGCGGCCGCGCAAGGGCTGGGAGCCGAAAAGCGCCGCGGCGCGTCTGAAGGCTGCGGCGCAAGCAGCCGGGCGCGACCCGGCCACGCTGCAGATCACGGTATTCGCCGCACCGCCCGATCGCGAGAAGCTCGTTCCCTATC is a genomic window of Betaproteobacteria bacterium containing:
- a CDS encoding TIGR03619 family F420-dependent LLM class oxidoreductase; translation: MLTGVYYFPTDYGIDIAELARALEDRGYESLFVCEHTHIPVSRKTPFPGGGELPKKYKHTHDPFVALSFAAAATRKLKLGTGIALVAQRDPIVTAKSVASLDQLSDGRFVFAIGGGWNVDEMENHGARYETRFKLLRERVLAMKAFWTQEEAAFHGEFVNFDPAWMYPKPKQRPHPPVLIGGESEYTIKRVVEFADGWFPRPRKGWEPKSAAARLKAAAQAAGRDPATLQITVFAAPPDREKLVPYREAGITRALFEVPDVSRDEILRILDKNAPLVAELAAGC
- a CDS encoding D-2-hydroxyacid dehydrogenase, which gives rise to MPTTLLMLPPQTAATRDWAARLAEAMPEVTVVVAEDAQQAEHAVADADCAFGTLPAALLAKASRLRWLQAPHAAPPAGYYHPALIAHPVVVTNFREIYNDHIAAHIMAYVLMFARGMQIYFPQQLRREWRPATPRHSGVLHLPETTMLIVGAGGIGAETARLAASFGMTVIGTDARRESPPPGMKELHPPDALDEVLPRADFVVLTVPHTPATEGFMHRDRFRRMKPSAFFINIGRGKTTRLADLVAALEAREIAGAALDVYEQEPLPPEHPLWTLPNVILTPHTAGYGPYLDERRYDVILDNCRHFVAGRPLRNIVDKANWF